One window of uncultured Erythrobacter sp. genomic DNA carries:
- the secB gene encoding protein-export chaperone SecB has translation MAEEGDILTDLNDPKAGANGVDNQPAAGIITQYVKDLSVENPNAPDVYQWTDAPQVDVQFNIGAQPKGDQVTEVELKINITATAEKGTAYLVELSYCGLVGLRNIPEQQAHAFLFAEAPRILFPFARRVVSDAVRDAGFPPLMVDPIDFNGLYAQQLAARRAQDEDAGGDAPAPTGDA, from the coding sequence ATTCTCACCGATCTTAACGATCCCAAAGCAGGCGCAAATGGCGTGGACAACCAGCCAGCCGCCGGGATCATCACCCAATATGTGAAAGACCTCTCGGTCGAGAACCCCAATGCTCCTGATGTTTATCAGTGGACCGATGCACCGCAGGTTGATGTGCAGTTCAATATCGGCGCGCAGCCCAAGGGCGATCAGGTCACCGAAGTTGAACTGAAGATCAACATCACCGCCACAGCGGAAAAGGGCACCGCCTATCTGGTCGAGCTGTCCTATTGCGGTCTAGTCGGCCTGCGCAACATTCCTGAGCAGCAGGCGCATGCCTTCCTGTTTGCCGAAGCACCGCGCATCCTCTTCCCGTTTGCCCGCCGCGTTGTTTCAGACGCTGTGCGCGATGCCGGGTTCCCGCCGCTGATGGTCGATCCGATCGACTTCAATGGCCTTTACGCGCAGCAGCTTGCCGCTCGCCGTGCGCAGGACGAAGACGCCGGCGGCGATGCACCCGCCCCGACGGGTGACGCCTGA
- the murJ gene encoding murein biosynthesis integral membrane protein MurJ, translated as MSLLKHVGTIGSLTMVSRIAGMAREMIFSRVLGANAVTDAWFQAFIIPNVFRRLFAEGAFSAAFVPMFSKRLHGHDDPEKGLEEARSFSADVLSVFLPVLIALVAVFEIAMPGVIWLLSEKPVDPETYPLAVDFARIMFPYIILVSLVTLFTGMLNSVSRFAPGASFPIILNLVLIAALLAGEWFAKNTGASVEQIAYGIAWAVTGAGVMQLAWLYYWTRVEGFRPRLLWPRITPEVKRLSIIALPAAIGGGAYQINTLVQLYFLNQLEDGSVSYMNYADRLNQLPLGIIGIALSTAILPTLSRFIGGDNKEGADRIQSDAIELSMLLTIPAAVALAICAEPFVTMIFQGGRFDLADAAVTGEVLAALVLGLPAYVLVKVLVPNFYARADTKTPVVAAFISLGVFITACILVLDTYGVIGVAYASVVGAWINVTFLLIVLALRGHYTMPAVLIFRIARQVLAAAAMGAALFYTRDLLTGWFSAGLFERLGALLALVGAAAIVYFGIAFAVGAIDRQRIATLTKKAS; from the coding sequence ATGAGCCTGCTCAAACACGTCGGGACCATAGGGTCACTGACGATGGTCAGCCGCATTGCCGGAATGGCGCGCGAGATGATTTTCTCGCGCGTCCTCGGCGCCAATGCGGTGACAGACGCCTGGTTTCAGGCCTTCATCATCCCCAATGTGTTCCGGCGGCTGTTTGCCGAAGGGGCATTTTCGGCGGCCTTTGTGCCGATGTTTTCCAAGCGGCTGCACGGACACGACGATCCGGAAAAGGGCCTAGAAGAAGCGCGCAGCTTCAGCGCCGATGTGCTGAGCGTGTTCCTGCCGGTGCTGATCGCACTGGTCGCGGTGTTCGAGATCGCAATGCCGGGCGTGATCTGGCTGCTGAGCGAGAAGCCGGTTGATCCTGAGACCTATCCGCTCGCGGTTGATTTCGCGCGGATCATGTTCCCCTACATCATCCTCGTCAGCCTTGTGACCCTGTTCACAGGCATGCTCAATTCCGTCTCGCGCTTTGCACCCGGAGCAAGCTTTCCGATCATCCTCAACCTCGTTCTGATCGCGGCTTTGCTGGCGGGTGAGTGGTTTGCGAAGAACACCGGCGCGAGCGTCGAGCAAATCGCTTACGGCATCGCATGGGCGGTGACCGGCGCTGGGGTAATGCAGCTCGCATGGCTGTATTACTGGACGCGGGTCGAGGGGTTTCGCCCCCGCCTGCTCTGGCCGCGCATCACGCCGGAGGTGAAACGCCTGTCGATCATTGCGCTCCCCGCAGCGATTGGCGGCGGCGCGTATCAGATCAACACGCTGGTGCAGCTCTACTTCCTCAACCAGCTTGAGGACGGTTCGGTCAGTTACATGAATTATGCCGACCGGCTCAATCAGCTGCCGCTCGGGATTATCGGCATCGCGCTTTCGACCGCGATCCTGCCAACGCTTTCACGGTTTATCGGCGGCGATAACAAGGAAGGCGCGGATCGCATCCAGTCCGATGCTATCGAGCTGTCGATGCTGCTGACAATCCCCGCAGCGGTCGCACTGGCGATCTGCGCGGAGCCGTTTGTGACCATGATTTTCCAGGGTGGCCGGTTCGACCTCGCCGATGCTGCTGTGACTGGCGAGGTGCTCGCCGCGCTGGTTCTGGGCCTCCCCGCCTATGTGCTGGTGAAGGTGCTGGTGCCCAATTTCTACGCCCGCGCGGATACGAAGACGCCGGTTGTGGCTGCCTTTATCTCGCTCGGCGTGTTCATCACCGCGTGTATTCTGGTGCTCGACACTTACGGCGTGATCGGGGTTGCCTATGCCAGTGTTGTTGGCGCGTGGATCAATGTCACCTTCCTGCTCATCGTGCTCGCGCTGCGCGGCCATTACACCATGCCAGCCGTGCTGATTTTCCGGATCGCGCGGCAGGTTCTCGCGGCTGCGGCCATGGGCGCGGCCTTGTTCTACACGCGCGACCTGCTAACCGGCTGGTTCTCTGCCGGTCTGTTTGAACGGCTCGGAGCGCTTCTGGCTCTCGTCGGAGCAGCCGCCATTGTCTATTTCGGCATTGCCTTCGCGGTCGGAGCCATCGACCGCCAGCGCATCGCCACTCTTACGAAGAAAGCAAGCTGA